The genomic DNA CGCCAATACTCCTGGCTCTCCAACGCCCTGCTGGAGCTGCTGGCCGAGGATCTGGGCGCCGAGAAAGTCGCCAAGATCATGCGCGACTTGGCCAATAAAGTTTGCGATTCGATGGAGCCGCGCTTCAGCCGGCTGCGCGGCACGCCCGAGCTGCTCGCCGAAGTCACCGCCGTCATGAACGAGCTCGGCTACCGGGCGGCGCTCAAGCAAAGCGATTTGCGCAAGGGCGCGGTGCTCGAGGCCACCAATTGCGTCTACCATTCGGTGGCCCAGCAGCATCCCGAGCTTTGCAAGTTTGATGTGCAATTCATCGCTCGGGCGTCTAAGATGGACGTGACGCTGGAAAGCTGCATCGCCCGAGGAGGCTCGGTCTGCCGCTTTTGCCTGCACAAACCTCAGCCGACGCAACGATGAAGAAAGTGCAGAGAAAAAAGAAGATCCGGGCGCTCGGTGTCATCACCGGCGGCGGCGACTGTCCGGGCCTCAACGCCGCGATCCGGGCGGTGGCCAAGCGAGCCGAGCTCGAAGGTGTGCCGGTTTACGGCGTCCGGGAGGGCTTTCGCGGTCTCTATGAAGGCCGCATGAGCCGGCTCAAGCCGATCGAGGTTTCGGGCATCGTCGCCCGCGGCGGCACCATCCTCGGCACTTCCCGCTTCAATCCGCTCAAGGCTCCCGATTCGGTGAAGAGGATGCGCCACCACCTCAAGCGCCGGCACATCGACGTCCTCATCAACATCGGCGGCGAAGGGACGATGCGGCTCTCCCACGAGCTCGACCTCAAGGGCATTCCCTGCATCGGAGTCCCCAAGACCATCGACAACGACGTTTGGGGAACCGACTACACCTTCGGCTTCGACACCGCAGTCAGCATCGCCACCGAGGCCATCGACCGCCTCCACACCAATGCCGAATCCCACAACCGGGTGATGATCGTCGAGGTGATGGGCCGCCACGCCGGTTGGATCGCGACTTACGCCGGGATCGCCGGCGGCGCCGACGCGATCCTGATTCCCGAGAAGATCTTTCCCTTGAGCCGCTTGATCGGCATCATCCGCAAGCGCGAGCGGATCGGCAAGCGCTTCAGCATCATCGTGGTCAGCGAGGACGCCCGGATCCTGGCCGACATCGGCCGGGCCAAGGCCGAGATGCTCCACACTCCGATGCATCACGACGAGTACGGCAACCTCAAGCTCGGCGGCATTTCCCATCTCCTCGAGCGGGAATTGCGCCGCCACCTCGACATGGAAATCCGCTCGACCGTGCTGGGCTACATCCAGCGCGGCGGCAGCCCCACCGCCTACGACCGGGTCTTGGCCAGCCGGCTCGGCGTGGCCGCGGTCGAGCTGGCCCTTCACGGCAAGACCGGGCGGATGGTGGCGCTGCAAGGCAAGAAGATCGCTTCTCTGCCCTTTGCCCAGGTGGTGAAAAAGCTGAAGGGAGTCGACGAGGAGATTTACCGAGTCGGCGAGGTGTTCTTCGGTTAAGTTTCGGAGCCGGCATTCTCCGAGGCCTTGCGGCCGGCCCTTTCGATGTGAGCGGTGCAAATCGGGCTATCCAACAAGGCCTTCGAAAACTCGATCGCCCGCTGGACCAAAGCCTTG from bacterium includes the following:
- a CDS encoding winged helix-turn-helix transcriptional regulator, which gives rise to MPGLHENQHRILDYLLDHPEGATLEELAEHLGLSKTGTKEHLLKVESQGYLQHSDAKGSVGRPRRRYLLSAAGIEVFPRQYSWLSNALLELLAEDLGAEKVAKIMRDLANKVCDSMEPRFSRLRGTPELLAEVTAVMNELGYRAALKQSDLRKGAVLEATNCVYHSVAQQHPELCKFDVQFIARASKMDVTLESCIARGGSVCRFCLHKPQPTQR
- a CDS encoding ATP-dependent 6-phosphofructokinase, with translation MKKVQRKKKIRALGVITGGGDCPGLNAAIRAVAKRAELEGVPVYGVREGFRGLYEGRMSRLKPIEVSGIVARGGTILGTSRFNPLKAPDSVKRMRHHLKRRHIDVLINIGGEGTMRLSHELDLKGIPCIGVPKTIDNDVWGTDYTFGFDTAVSIATEAIDRLHTNAESHNRVMIVEVMGRHAGWIATYAGIAGGADAILIPEKIFPLSRLIGIIRKRERIGKRFSIIVVSEDARILADIGRAKAEMLHTPMHHDEYGNLKLGGISHLLERELRRHLDMEIRSTVLGYIQRGGSPTAYDRVLASRLGVAAVELALHGKTGRMVALQGKKIASLPFAQVVKKLKGVDEEIYRVGEVFFG